In Palleronia sp. LCG004, a single window of DNA contains:
- a CDS encoding anti-sigma factor domain-containing protein, with translation MSSDRIDRSGDGPVDDMLAAEYVLHLLSVNERVRFENRLDVEGGLRARVQAWSERLAPMADEIAPVEPPAHVRARLAEFVKGTDRARVTRSRFSMSQMMRGMFGGALVAVAALVLLAVMLPVVQPPHDGPIYAADLSTEDGLVAVQARFDPREDVLVLESLNVEAPEGRVLQLWLLPDGAEVPLSLGLLPQAREIVVELAPDAAAGIPGGLLEISEEPPGGSPRAGPTGNVLAIGEVQQG, from the coding sequence ATGAGCAGCGATCGTATCGATAGGAGCGGGGATGGACCCGTCGACGACATGCTCGCCGCGGAATACGTCCTGCATCTGCTGAGCGTCAACGAGCGTGTGCGGTTCGAGAACCGGCTCGACGTCGAGGGCGGTCTGCGCGCGCGGGTCCAGGCCTGGAGCGAGCGCCTAGCGCCCATGGCGGACGAAATCGCGCCGGTCGAGCCGCCCGCGCATGTGCGAGCGCGACTGGCCGAGTTCGTGAAGGGCACGGATCGCGCCCGCGTCACGCGCAGCCGGTTCTCGATGTCGCAGATGATGCGCGGCATGTTCGGAGGCGCACTCGTCGCGGTGGCCGCGCTCGTCCTTCTTGCCGTCATGCTGCCCGTCGTTCAGCCGCCGCATGACGGCCCGATCTATGCCGCCGACCTTTCCACGGAAGACGGTCTGGTTGCGGTGCAGGCGCGCTTCGATCCGCGCGAGGACGTGCTCGTCCTCGAATCGTTGAACGTCGAGGCCCCCGAGGGGCGCGTGCTGCAACTCTGGCTGCTGCCCGACGGCGCGGAGGTTCCTCTGTCGCTGGGGCTCTTGCCGCAGGCGCGGGAGATCGTGGTCGAGCTTGCCCCCGACGCGGCGGCCGGCATTCCGGGCGGCCTTCTCGAGATCTCCGAAGAGCCGCCGGGAGGCTCGCCCCGGGCCGGTCCGACCGGGAACGTTCTTGCGATCGGCGAGGTTCAGCAGGGCTGA
- a CDS encoding sigma-70 family RNA polymerase sigma factor, with amino-acid sequence MARDVADIERMILRIADSDRDAFLALYDATSAKLFGVCLRVLKDRSDAEDVLQEVFVKVWRNAGRYNVNGLSPMTWLVTIARNAAIDRLRTRKTQTEDAEVLERLPDRGPSPEGAAIAASEARRIAACLDELERDRAQAVRGAYLDGLSYQDLATKFDVPLNTMRTWLRRSLQRLKDCLSA; translated from the coding sequence GTGGCACGCGACGTCGCTGACATCGAAAGAATGATCCTGAGGATCGCGGACAGCGACCGGGATGCGTTCCTCGCGCTCTACGACGCGACCAGCGCGAAACTCTTCGGCGTCTGCCTGCGTGTCCTCAAGGACAGATCAGATGCCGAAGACGTCCTGCAGGAGGTCTTCGTGAAGGTCTGGCGGAATGCCGGACGATACAATGTGAACGGTCTCTCTCCGATGACGTGGCTCGTCACGATCGCGCGCAACGCGGCGATCGACCGCCTGAGGACGAGAAAGACGCAAACGGAGGACGCAGAGGTGCTCGAACGCTTGCCCGATCGCGGCCCGTCACCGGAAGGGGCGGCCATCGCCGCCTCCGAGGCGAGGCGCATCGCGGCCTGTCTCGACGAGCTGGAGCGCGACCGCGCCCAGGCGGTCCGCGGCGCCTATCTCGACGGCCTGTCCTACCAGGATCTCGCCACGAAGTTCGACGTGCCGCTCAACACGATGCGCACATGGCTGCGCCGGAGCCTGCAACGGCTCAAGGATTGCCTGAGCGCATGA
- the cobS gene encoding cobaltochelatase subunit CobS — MADGSMDMDTQPDTEISVRDVFGIDSDMKVQGFAERTARVPDLDSTYRFDPDTTLAILAGFQYNRRVMIQGYHGTGKSTHIEQVAARLNWPCVRVNLDSHISRIDLIGKDAIKLRDGVQVTEFQEGILPWALRNPTAIVFDEYDAGRADVMFVIQRVLEVDGKLTLLDQNKVLTPHPYFRLFATANTVGLGDTTGLYHGTQQINQGQMDRWSLVATLNYLHHDAEAEIVVSKLPGYGSDEGRKTISQMVTVADMTRTAFMAGDLSTVMSPRTVIAWAQNANIFNDVGYAFRLSFLNKCDELERETVAEFYQRCFDEELPESAASLSLG; from the coding sequence ATGGCCGACGGCAGCATGGATATGGACACGCAGCCCGATACCGAGATCTCGGTACGAGACGTCTTCGGGATCGACAGCGACATGAAGGTCCAGGGCTTTGCCGAACGGACCGCGCGCGTGCCCGATCTCGACAGCACCTACCGGTTCGATCCCGATACCACGCTCGCGATTCTGGCTGGTTTCCAGTACAATCGCCGCGTGATGATCCAAGGGTATCACGGCACCGGCAAGTCGACCCATATCGAACAGGTCGCGGCCCGCCTCAACTGGCCCTGCGTGCGGGTGAACCTCGACAGTCATATCAGCCGGATCGACCTGATCGGCAAGGATGCGATCAAGCTCCGCGACGGCGTGCAGGTCACCGAGTTCCAGGAGGGAATCCTTCCCTGGGCGCTGAGAAATCCCACTGCGATCGTCTTCGACGAATACGATGCCGGCCGCGCCGATGTCATGTTCGTGATCCAGCGCGTGCTCGAGGTCGATGGCAAGCTGACGCTTCTCGACCAGAACAAGGTGCTGACGCCGCACCCCTATTTCCGGCTCTTCGCCACGGCCAACACCGTCGGGCTCGGGGATACGACCGGGCTCTATCACGGCACGCAGCAGATCAATCAGGGCCAGATGGACCGCTGGTCGCTGGTCGCGACGCTGAACTACCTTCACCACGACGCCGAAGCCGAGATCGTCGTCTCGAAGCTTCCGGGCTATGGCAGCGATGAAGGCCGCAAGACGATCTCGCAGATGGTCACGGTCGCCGACATGACCCGGACCGCCTTCATGGCTGGTGATCTGAGCACGGTCATGTCGCCCCGCACGGTGATCGCCTGGGCGCAGAACGCCAACATCTTCAACGATGTCGGCTATGCGTTCCGGCTGTCCTTCCTCAACAAATGCGACGAGCTCGAGCGCGAGACGGTGGCCGAGTTCTATCAGCGCTGCTTCGACGAGGAATTGCCCGAAAGCGCCGCTTCGCTGAGCCTCGGCTGA
- a CDS encoding PRC-barrel domain-containing protein — MTMFTNKTATAMLVGMLAVAPVGAFAQSSSETSEDPAATTATEGQGEMTTEGGTESGDMATEGSSEGMSGDGMSGDNMSGDEMASEEQPAQPVEGQIVMQDEDSILANDLIGSPVYSQDGDSIGEINDMIVQLDGTVQGIVIGVGGFLGIGEKSVALEMDSLSTQTDENGNIQLVTSATQEDLEAAEAFVDANQQEAMEQQQQATEQQGDAMSGEGSGMATDGMATSGGGTGEGTAPEAEGTQSQ; from the coding sequence ATGACCATGTTCACCAACAAGACCGCGACCGCAATGCTGGTCGGTATGCTGGCAGTTGCACCTGTCGGAGCGTTCGCGCAGTCGAGCAGCGAAACCAGCGAAGACCCGGCGGCGACCACCGCGACCGAGGGTCAGGGCGAGATGACGACCGAAGGCGGCACCGAGAGCGGAGACATGGCGACGGAGGGATCCTCCGAAGGAATGTCCGGTGACGGCATGTCGGGCGACAACATGTCCGGCGACGAGATGGCCAGCGAAGAGCAGCCCGCGCAGCCGGTCGAAGGACAGATCGTCATGCAGGACGAGGATTCGATCCTGGCCAACGACCTGATCGGCAGCCCGGTCTATTCGCAGGACGGCGACAGCATCGGCGAGATCAACGACATGATCGTGCAGCTCGACGGCACCGTGCAGGGCATTGTGATCGGTGTGGGCGGTTTCCTCGGCATCGGCGAGAAATCCGTCGCGCTCGAGATGGATTCGCTTTCCACGCAGACCGACGAGAACGGCAACATCCAGCTCGTCACCAGCGCCACGCAGGAAGACCTCGAAGCGGCCGAAGCCTTCGTGGATGCGAACCAGCAGGAGGCGATGGAGCAGCAGCAGCAGGCCACCGAGCAGCAGGGCGACGCGATGTCCGGCGAAGGTAGCGGCATGGCGACCGACGGCATGGCGACTAGCGGCGGCGGCACGGGCGAAGGCACGGCACCCGAGGCCGAAGGCACCCAGTCGCAGTAA